The nucleotide window GTTGCCACAGGACGTTGTCTTTGCCGTGCTCCCCGATCTTCTGACGCGTCTTCACCGCAAAGACCAAGATGATGATCAACGCCGCGACCACCATGAAGCCGAGCACAATGGCAATAGCCTGGGAGGAAATGGGAATCGAACCAGAGGTGAGGGATGAGGGGTCCCAGCTGATCCACCACAGAGATCACATTTTACACTGTCCACTGGATGACTACCAATTCCCACTGACCACTATTACAGAGATTAAACAAGGACAACGGGAGGCTATGACttgtaaacataaaaacataaatggatGAACCAAGAGGACAGTTAtttgtaatgtaacatgtactTAACAGAATTTAAGTCCctcaatatttgaaaataaactgagGATAGTTTTCagctggacataccaagcacTCACCAGGTCCAAAGACCTTACTAAGCTGATTCAAACACGCTTAGATATGTCCAACcacacactttccctgggtttgacTTCCTCATGGAACCACCCTGGGTACTCATAATGTTGACCACAAAAGCTTACAGCTATAAGTAAAATCATGGTGTCAAAGTCAGATGCCAGCCCTCGCTCCAGTAAGGAAGGAGAGATTCTTGGTATATGGGTGGAACAGTCCTCAGTTTTCTGATCAGTAAGTAGTATTTTAACACTGATCTCTGGGAGCTGAGAAGACATGAGAGAGCACTCACCTCCTGTGGCTCCACCACACAGTAGTGGTACAGGTACTGGTTAACAAAGACTCCAGAGGGCTGGGGGTTCTGGTACTGGGCACACAGGGCCACGATCTGGTTGTAGTAGACAGAGCCGGACGACTGAGCCATCGGGTTGACGGCCATCAGGTAGACAATGGTGGCTATGAACATCAAGAGAGCCAGAATGGCGCAGATGATGATGAGGGCCAGGTAGAACTTCCGTGTACGCGCCGAGCTTTGCCGGGACACCACCATGATAAAGATGACCAGCATGGTGATGAAGGTGATGGCGGACATGGCAATCATGAAGCCCTTGCCCCGTCTGGGGTCGTTGTAGTTGCCTCCCAGCTGTCCGTAGCCATAGGCGTTCCCCGCGCCGTAGCCCCCCCCGCCGAATCCACCACCATAGTTGCTTCCATAGCTTCCGTAGCCATAGCTGCCTCCGATACCCCCGAAACCAGACAGGCCCATGTTGGTGTCCCAGGCCAGTGTGGACGCCACGCAGGCAAAGATGGCCACACAGAGGACGATGGCGATAATGGACACGATTTTGATCACCCCGGGCGGGGATGTCCAGCGGTAGAAGTGAAGGAACTCATCATCAGGGTAGTAAGAGTAAGCCGGTTGGGGGGGGACATCATACAGCTCCCTGCTGCCATGGCTGAGGAGGTGTGGTAAGGGGGGTGGGAGCATTATTAGTATAAGAAGAAAGAGGGATTCGGAGACAGCGTAGATGGTAAAGAATAAGGAAgaacaagagaaacaaaaatgtctggTTAGTGGGGCATTtcacacaaatgtacagtatgggTCTCCACTAATCTGACACAATGGCTACAGTGAAAGCAGACCATACTGGGCAGCAAGTGAAGTTCTATGGATGAAAGCAGAGGCAATGGCTTGGAAGTAGAGACTTACAATCCATCGTCAGGATTATAGGGAGGTGGGCTCCCGTTCGGCCTTGAGGACATTCTTCGCGTTTCCCCTTACAGCACTGGGTTGAAACTGAAGGAATAAAATTCTGtttcatgcacaaacaaaagaaaatggattAAGTCACCTGACCATTTTTATCTTAACACAAAACTgccagaaatatttttttatgtctAATGAGACTAACAGTGTCTTTAATGGCATAGATGAAATCTGTATCTTGAAGTGAAAGCTTTATAAACAAGCATTAGTACAGAATCAGTTTTTGAAATTACACTTAGAATGTATGCAATATATATAAATCTATCAAGCAATTTATTTCCCATCTGAAACgatacaaaatataaatgcaacCATGagggatggtggtgggggggtatTAAGTCTGAACACATAAGTGTGTGTATTATAAGTAGTTATTTCATGGTTGTTATGACTTAAATCTATAGATGCATGAAACAgacctgtatgttttttttttttacaaatccctgaatttttcattttaatcattaaagACTTTTTAATGATCACATAATATCAAGACAAATTTAAGCACACCAAAACAACCATGACAGATTATACTTGGTCAAGGTGTGGCACTTTGCTCCCAGATATGTGTACTTACACGTTCAAATGGGTTTCTAACTTATAATCAAACATGAATTGGTTCAAGTGCAAGGAGTTAATCACCAGTTATGTTTAGTCGTGGTGCTCTGGTGTAACAACAAAAGTTAAAAAGACTCTGAATTCCATCATAAAACAGCAATGGGTATAATGTGTCATGTTAAATATCTGTAAACCATCTGAGATTTGTTGTCAACAGAATAATGTCTTGAACAGTGGTATTTTGCGTTGTACCACAGGATGTGTTATACCCAAACACCTTcctcacatttttaatataatgctTATGATACACAATAGGTAATGTTTGCCCATGGCAGAAATTTATGGTTCTTTTCTGTTGAACCCGAAATGCCAGCACCTTTCCTTCCTTACACTTCTAAATCTATTTTTAAGATAATGTTGAACAAAATACTACATTTTTGTGTCAGTCTACCATATAACGTAGTGCTCAATGACCTTGTTATTAGCGTGTGCCCTGCCAACAGAGGAATGTCGGGTAACACCCCTGCACTGCAGCTAATAGCTAGAACATCTTTTTCAAAAATCGCGAGCGAGTGTACTGCGAATTAAACAGACACTTGTTAAAACTGGAATACTGC belongs to Megalops cyprinoides isolate fMegCyp1 chromosome 5, fMegCyp1.pri, whole genome shotgun sequence and includes:
- the oclna gene encoding occludin, whose product is MSSRPNGSPPPYNPDDGFHGSRELYDVPPQPAYSYYPDDEFLHFYRWTSPPGVIKIVSIIAIVLCVAIFACVASTLAWDTNMGLSGFGGIGGSYGYGSYGSNYGGGFGGGGYGAGNAYGYGQLGGNYNDPRRGKGFMIAMSAITFITMLVIFIMVVSRQSSARTRKFYLALIIICAILALLMFIATIVYLMAVNPMAQSSGSVYYNQIVALCAQYQNPQPSGVFVNQYLYHYCVVEPQEAIAIVLGFMVVAALIIILVFAVKTRQKIGEHGKDNVLWQRVKVVEEVPANGVEEWVNNVSVAPEGVLSEFPEKLGGSRSQLDDNSTVYKPPYSYSPVEPTEDVPLRSMAPYSSGSEMTSSVGKPKKRRARRPRRADGQDYDTDYATGAESAEELDDNDFDSEFPPIANEQERAEYKREFDRDHQEYKALQAELDEINKNLAAVDRELDDLQEGSPQFLDAMDEYDRLRNLKKSADYQMKKRRCKYLKAKLSHIKKRVSDFDRGA